Below is a genomic region from Leucoraja erinacea ecotype New England chromosome 23, Leri_hhj_1, whole genome shotgun sequence.
ggcacggacttttagggccgagatggcctgtttccgtgctgtaattgttatatggttataagattccACCATACCACGTGAAATCCTTCTGATTTCAAACCCGCATTGTTGAGTTTTCATTCTAAATTGGTCCTGGATTTCTACTTAAATCGCTATTAAATTTGTTTGTGTGAGCACAGTTGGGGGCCGCACAAAGGTGCAGCAAATAGAGCTGCCTTCGTGaactctgtatgttctccctgtgactgcatgagtttactcaaagtactctggtttcctcctgcatcccaaagaattgtaggtttgtaggttaattggcctccataaattgcccctagtgtgtagggagtagatgagaacatgggatcacatagaacaagtgtgaacgggtgatggatgactcggtgggcctaggcttgtttccatgctgtatctttgaaccgTATGAAGAGAAAACTGTGGCACGTATGCCCTGAGTGCTCTATCCCTCTGCCTCTCCGCCCATTACCTTAATTCGCTGCATCGTTTTCTCCACAGCTGTAGCTTCCAATAAGGTAACCGTACAACCTCCGAAGCCTCCTCCGGTCATCCGACTGCCATAGACACCCTCACCATCCATTGCTGCGACAACCAACTCATCCAGCTCCCGGCAACTGACATTATAATCATCTCTGTGAAAGTAAAGAATGAAGAGAGGTGTTATCCTGAATATCTAACCTAATCTTCTATCAATACTACATCCTGCCCAAAGGTATGAAGTTCCAAGATAAGGTTTCAAAGTCTCACATCAACCCCAATTCTGTGTTTGTTAACATCCACCTCACAAACACCCATCAACTCTCCTTCGATTCATTTCGCTGCAAATCTACATTAAGGCATCATTTATAGTGGCCACTTAACAAACCCGTACCCGGACCCGAACACGTGGAGAaagtccacatggtcacagggagaacacatgaAGCCTAAAGAGAGCCAGCATTGGAGCCACGAGGCAGcagcactgcttgctgcaccaccAGGTCATTCAACCCCTCACTTCTCTGAATTTTAAAACCAGTAAATGGTTCCACTTCTGATGAAAGGCCAGCCTTGTTTCTCCCTCCTTTGAAGCTGCCTTTACATGTTGCATGCCTTTACATATTTCACgttctgtttttgtttccaaGAAATATTCCATACAGAATATTACTTTTTCTAAATTTAATGATTCTGGCCACCTGAACATCTTTCACTGTTTAGACAGAGTGCTATCATCTGTTTTAACACGGTGGTACAAATCCGCTACACTGCGGCATTAGGGACAGGATTGGGGAGTATCGGTCTATCACTGATTTAGGATttgtaaatatgtttcaaaatgaTAAATCTGCAACATTAACTGTATTTCTCatttcgcagatgctgcctgaccttgtgagtgtttccatcattttctgtatttattttatctttagAAATACATTGACAGCATCAAGTGGAAAGAATCTCACAGAACAAAGTATTTAGGGCAGTGTTTCATTTCTTATCAGTacttatattgtaaataatgctcTGACATCTCAGCTCTGACATAATGACTGTGCAAAATTGCAAACTGAATGAATTCCAATTGGAGTTTGTTATCTGTTCTGGCCACAGAGGAAGAAAACTACCATCTCATCCTCCCTGCACACGACAATTTCCCACCGCTTGACACACCCCGAGATACCTCAGTGAATTGTGGCTCTGCACCATCAGTTTCCCGAACTCCCGGTAATTCCTGGATTTCAGGGCTTCAGCCGCCTCGGTTGTCCGTTTGATTTCACTGATCACGTGATGGGCCCTGCGGTACACCTCGGCGTCCAGAGAAGCCTTCGCAgctgatgggggagagggagaaggcaaGGAGGAGGGTGGCAGGGTAAAGGGAGAGGCAGAAAGAAGTAGGCAGAGgatgggggaggaaggaagggcaaggaagggtgggggggggggggggggagatgaagggaggcagaggaaaaggatgcagaaggagggggagggataaaGTAAGAGGGGTGGAAGAGGGTAGAGAGAAGAGCACAAAGAAAAAACAGTGAGAGTGTGGGAGAGTCACAGGGGGTATTAGGTTATGTTCATTTGTTCATTAATTTGTACCAAGTCCTGGCTTGGGGAAGTGAACAGTAACCTGGTGAGACTCAAGACCATTCAGTTCCCACTGGAGACGTTTTCACGAGCTCTGCCCTGGCACGAAGCGGAGAACAAGTACTGTTGAGGAATGAGCAATACAACTAGAGGGAAACTGCCAGAACTAGATTTTAACTTGGACACTATCggaaacaaaaaataatttgtgtCTGGCATGACCAGCTATTGATGGCCTTGAGGtaacgctgggctgctgctgcattTGGGTAACGAACCTGTACTTAGGCCCGACAGTAAGAAAGGAAAGGTGCCCATTTCCAAGTCAGCTGGGATACCTTCTagaggggaacctgcaggtggtggtgttcccatgcacCGTTCCATCTTGGAGGCAGAGTTGCAGGTTTAAGAAATGGCACTAAAGGAACGGAATAAGTAACCGCTGTTCATTTTGCAGATggtacacacatacagacacgcaGCTACAGCaaactggtggaagagggagtcAATGTTAAGAACAATGGCTAGGGGGTGACAATCAAACAGACTTCTTTATCCTGGTGTTTTTGCATCAGCTCAAGCAAGTGGAGAGAGTTCCACCATGCTCCTGACTTTTCCTTTGAGGGTGGCAAAAATAATTTTGAGAGTCAGGAAGCAAGTCACTCGCACACTGCTGCACCTTTGCTCACTCCACTTATCTTGCCTGAGATCCGTCCTGTGGAATGCATCACACCCATCCTTTGTGCATCTTTCCCTTGCCTGTACATGCCTGCCTTCGGCTGAAGCACATACCTTCACTCACCTTTCAATTCAGCCATTGAAACATCACGTAGACTTTCCTCCCCAAGTGCCTTGGCAGCCTCCAAACATTGCTGACGTCGGGCTGGGTACTCGCTGCCCGTCAGGTGGTGTCGTACGTTGGAGTTTGTGATGAGGATCACCAGGCTGGGGTCACTGATGGGCACAGGGGTCACTTCCAAAGACCTTGAGTTAGAAAAGCATTTGCTCAAAACACAAACTTCCAAACTGGGCAATCTTTGTCCAATAATACCAATCTGTCTTTTGCTCACCTGCAGTCGATCAGCAAGGCATGACCGGCTATTCCCATCACCGAGATAAACTGGTCCATGATTCCACAGGGCACAAAGGAAAATGTGTGCTCTGCTTTCTGACAGGCCAGGGCCTTCTCCACTAAATCCCCGTCATCTGATGGTCAGAAATTTTAAATGAAGTCAgggctcatagagtcatagagcatggaaacaggcccttcggcccatctgtctatgccgaccaagatgccatctAAGCTTGtcgcatttgcctgtgtttggcccatatccctctgaacatttGCTGTCCATGTCTCTGTCCAAGTTGTTATACTACCTTCCTTGAATACCTCCTCTGTAGCTAGTTCTAGAaacacaccaccctctgagtgaaaaagttgccccttagcttCCTATTATAGCTATCTCCTCTCACCatcaacatatgtcctctggttcttgatcattCTGGGTAAGAGATGGTGCAGGTGAGGTTCTGTACCCTATTGTGCAGCACAcgtaaggaaatcaggagggcaaagatagctctggcagataggattaaggagaatccaaataAATTTAATACATACATTAAGGGAATAAATGTGACCAGAGAGAGAACGGAGCCCCTAAGAAATCACTACCTGTGTGCCATTTTTGAATTGTGCTTTTATAATTTCATTTTTAAGGACCAGGGCAGTGCTGACAAGACCAGCAGTTTATTGCCTGTTCTTAATTACCAATGAGGAAATTGTAAGATATTTCAAAGAACAATGAAGAGACAATAATGTAGGATGTGTCTGGAGTTGCATAGCCCAAACCAGgaaaggatggcagatttcctccTGCTGCACCACCACTGTACCCCAACAATGGTGAGCCCATGGATGAGCACTTTTAAACTCAAATGCAGTCAGAAGGAGCAATGCAGGACTGAAAACACCCGTTTCACAGTGAccacacactgaccacacacctcttcaaaaaattgaaATTAATTTAACAACTTGTCCTGGTGGGTTTTGGAACATCTGAACTCTCAGCTAGTTGTCAGTCCTGAGATCATTAGCATGTGTGACCTTCAAATGTCCGACCTTTATCCACCAGGAAACCACATGATCtatagtaaagatagacacaaaatgctggagtaactcagcgagtcgggcaacatctctggagaaaaggaataacatctctggagaaaagggtcgaGACTCtgagttcagtctgaagatgggtattaacccgaaacatcacttattcctttttctccagagatgcagcctgatctgctgagttactccagcatttcatgtcaatcttcggtataaaccagcatctgcagttccttcctacacactgatccATAGCAAAACTGGCTCTGATGTTGGGAACTTTTTAGATTAGTCATATCTGATCAGGAAGTTCAATGAGGAAGTTGTGAATTGAAATACTCCCGTCAGTTAAACTCAACAATTGACTGAGAGGGAAACAGTGACCCTGGGAGTACTTCAACTGGAAATAAATGAGACAATGTAGTTATGGTGGAGTCCCAACATTTACAGAACAGCTGCATATGCTCTGCATACCTGGACAGATCTGTTGTAGGAAGGTGTAGATGGCCACTTCCAAGGATGCTGAACTGGACAGCCCTCCGCCCAATGGGACGTTACTTGCCGTTACTGCTTTGAAGCCAGGGAGTGGGCCTGCTACATAGATACAACAGAGCACAAGTTCACAATGGTGAGAGGATGAAGGAAAATGCAAAAATACCACAATCAAAAACAAAACTTGATAGACATCTAATGGCACTTTTGCTATACCTTAAAACTAACGCTGAATTTGGAAACAATATACAGCAATACGTAAAAGGGGAAGAGAAAGTGTATACTTATACGAAGACTGCAAAAAACAAGCCATTAGtgcaaaaatgtaatttaaaaaaaacaggttcatagtagtgcaagaggtggactGTGGTGTTCCTTGTCAAGAtaagattagggttgtgcaggttggttccaGAACCTGATTGTCCAGCTAAatagtgacacaaaatgctggaataactaagcaggtcaggcagcatatctaactgctgagttactccagcattttgtgtttatcttcagtgtaaatcagcatctgaagttccttcctacgaaagtagctgttcctgaacctggtggtgtggtacTTCAGAACTGTGTGCCTCAGGCCCGATGGTAGCAATGAAACGAGGACATGGCCTAGATGGTGGAAATCGGTGATGATAGATGCCTCTTTCTTGAGGCAATGGCTCATGTAGATGTTTTAGATAGGGGAGAGGACGatgcccatgatggaccaggctgagtccaCCAGGCGGACTCTTTGTGGCTCGAGCAtttctgtgcattggaattgccataacaggccatgatgcaaccagttaggaTACGTTCTGTAGCGCACATATACTGCAGATGGTTATTAGAGtattcagtcacaaacagaatctCTTTAAATTTCTAAAAAAAGTAGCGGTGCTGGTGCACTTCTTTGTAACTACATCATCCATGCCACAATTAGATGTTTGACTGACAAGCAGGCAGCAGAAGGCTTGGGCAAGCTATGCAAAAAATGATGAGTTCCTCTCATATGATCACTCCCACATGCAGCTTGCATCCAAAACCAGAGCTCGAGGCTGCAGGACTGAGTGTTTCACCACACAGTCCATGCTAATAAACTCTGGTAATAATAGCATCTTCAAAGGCTGAATGCTAAATCACTTGCATTCCTGCTGTCAGTGAACCTGAACAATAAACATTAAACACACATGCGGAACACTAAACACAAGGCATCAGTTTCTAAATTGTCACTGGCTCCCCTCTCCTCTGGAGAACTTTCCTCAACCGCTTCTAACTTCCACCCAATGACTACAAACCCTGGTTGTGCCAGTTCTTAACTAAGGAAGCTTTTTCTTCCCACCTTGAATCCACTTGTCCTCCTTTAATCTCTGCCCTTTCCACCTAGAACTGTGCCTGATCCCATGCAGTGGTTCCTGGGACCATTTAAATTTCACCCTTTTGTGTCTGGCTTCAGTTACATCAAGGATGTGCAAACCTACAACAGGATGGCCTGAGGGTTCTTTGAATACAGGTCAGACCAGCTCTCCTCTTCCACCTGGCAAAGTGTTCTCATACTTATCAGCTCCTTGTTTGACTCAATATTTGTTCTGTCAGTTAAAACATGCTTGTCTTTGTGAGACaagtaaaacattttatttttttgctttgCTTTCTCCTCCACTTTTTCTGGTACAATGATGATGGTTTTCATGGCTTTTTCTGCTCTTGCCCTGAATTGGGAAAATTGCAACGTGCCTATTTCCATCTTCCC
It encodes:
- the galk1 gene encoding galactokinase, with product MAEPRDGPANGSIMAEPRDGPGPRAFLEETVRIFKETYPGSEPTIAVAAPGRVNLIGEHTDYNQGYVLPMALPMVTLVVGCVTTDGIISLCTLAKEADDPKYVEFPVTSEGNVLTPGLPKWANYVKGVVQYYRAGPLPGFKAVTASNVPLGGGLSSSASLEVAIYTFLQQICPDDGDLVEKALACQKAEHTFSFVPCGIMDQFISVMGIAGHALLIDCRSLEVTPVPISDPSLVILITNSNVRHHLTGSEYPARRQQCLEAAKALGEESLRDVSMAELKAAKASLDAEVYRRAHHVISEIKRTTEAAEALKSRNYREFGKLMVQSHNSLRDDYNVSCRELDELVVAAMDGEGVYGSRMTGGGFGGCTVTLLEATAVEKTMQRIKDKYSGIPAFYITTPSRGAHVLQL